One stretch of Danio rerio strain Tuebingen ecotype United States chromosome 6, GRCz12tu, whole genome shotgun sequence DNA includes these proteins:
- the LOC137495877 gene encoding uncharacterized protein, which yields MIVDHKIPSNTPSTMSVQLEEDKSRMEETMAEKQRKKSFFKLPRFLRAGQKNVHLNQTPENCNDEVKEKRKKKSRLASFLKACRTHLKISSLTPNKEKMEDKEKEQKELPNSPDKGIDDDLLCRSKGEKCLEMYSPIIQEEHCVEDEMYGSKTEILLTHIDLSCGEHEKEKEDRIMEEEVKDKKKRKRRRRNKEEKKMEETMMEKEEEKIKEEDGRKGRKIKEEKINETMIEKVMDKIEKEDEKKEERKMRRRRMKEKKKEQRRRRKEEKERSRMKEEKESEENEEEDIEMMDLKVEIKEEEMKKRNRKKKISSRMSKRMTRRKIKRRLRR from the exons ATGATTGTTGACCATAAAATTCCTAGTAACACACCTTCAACAATGAGTGTCCAACTGGAGGAAGACAAATCAAGGATGGAGGAAACAATGGCGGAGAAGCAGAGGAAAAAGAGTTTCTTCAAACTGCCCCGTTTCCTCAGAGCTGGCCAGAAAAATGTGCATCTCAATCAAACACCTGAAAACTGCAATG ATGAGGTGAAagagaagaggaagaaaaaaagcCGGCTAGCATCGTTCCTCAAAGCGTGCAGGACACACCTAAAAATCTCCAGCCTCACCCCAAATAAAGAGAAGATGGAGGATAAAGAGAAAGAGCAGAAAGAGCTCCCAAACTCACCAGACAAAGGCATTGAtg ATGACCTTCTGTGCCGCTCCAAGGGTGAGAAATGTCTGGAAATGTATTCTCCCATCATTCAAGAAGAACACTGTGTGGAGGACGAGATGTATGGCAGTAAAACTGAAATCCTACTGACGCACATTGATTTATCCTGCGGAGAACATGAGAAGGAGAAGGAGGACAGGATTATGGAGGAGGAGGTGAAAgacaagaaaaagagaaagaggaggagaaggaatAAAGAGGAGAAGAAGATGGAAGAGACAATgatggagaaggaggaggaaaaGATTAAAGAGGAAGATGGAAGGAAAGGGAGAAAGATAAAAGAGGAGAAAATAAACGAGACAATGATTGAGAAGGTGATGGACAAGATTGAGAAGGAGGATgaaaagaaggaagaaaggaaaatGAGAAGGAGAAGGATGAAAGAGAAGAAGAAGGAgcaaaggaggaggaggaaagaGGAGAAGGAAAGGAGCAGGATGAAAGAGGAAAAGGAAAGTGAGGAGAATGAGGAGGAGGACATTGAGATGATGGATTTGAAAGTGGAGATAAAGGAGGAGGAGATGAAGAAGAGAAACAGAAAGAAGAAAATCAGCAGTAGGATGAGCAAAAGGATGACCAGGAGGAAAATTAAGAGGAGGCTGAGAAGATGA
- the ppp1r12c gene encoding protein phosphatase 1 regulatory subunit 12C (The RefSeq protein has 1 substitution compared to this genomic sequence): MGDAAVAKRREQLTRWSGSSTDKEPAVPRSRWRGETSTRAPDGGRPDTNERQKKNRWRVTFEKTAEFLAVCASGDTEEAKAMLREVLLNGEDDVVNCANADGITALHQACIDGSMEMVDFLLSHGANVNQVDSEGWTPLHVAASCGNLEIAEFLLQHGASLCSVNCDGDVPLDIAKDEDTQMLLQKHILKQGMDLEAAKRAEEEWIMHDARHWLTDGLPANLCQPRTGATPLHVAAAKGYLEAIKLLCQCGLDVSAKDCDGWTPLHAAAHWGQSDACRLLAEQLCDMEAHSNRGQSPFDVADESVASLLEELSKRQANWRTEQQNSQTSNVNPANKKRRSSVCRMSSKDKISVQDQSKERGVSGELELSDERESSPESSTVSSPESTVPSSGTTEEKEVKANDQDRASRTAVVPPTPQKRESPAESPSNTSGDGRKYQAPVRDEESEFQRKARSRLMRQSRRSTQGVTLTDLKEAERSIVKDNEPQHVSVQPVSPNVTVTPAERDTDPERESLEAQTKLGVRDRRKGRKERRSTGVVQLAEENDDMDANEDAQQDNNARDHQLDDSIHSSLDYRKLYLRVLQENGNLKEKLQETQLQLNESKVQLEKLKQNQENGSDRPALLELERYEKKLLQRRAFELEDELKVLVDLRADNQRLKDENAALIRVISKLSK, from the exons ATGGGGGACGCGGCGGTAGCGAAGCGGCGGGAGCAGCTGACGCGGTGGTCGGGCTCCAGTACGGACAAAGAGCCGGCGGTGCCGCGGAGTCGCTGGAGAGGAGAGACGAGCACCAGAGCTCCTGATGGAGGCAGACCAGACACCAATGAGCGgcagaaaaaaaacag GTGGCGGGTTACATTTGAGAAAACTGCAGAGTTCCTAGCAGTGTGTGCTAGTGGCGACACGGAGGAGGCCAAAGCGATGCTGAGAGAAGTATTATTAAATGAAGAGGATGATGTGGTGAACTGTGCCAATGCAGATGGAATAACAGCTTTACACCAG GCCTGTATTGATGGCAGTATGGAGATGGTAGATTTTCTTCTGTCTCATGGTGCCAATGTCAACCAAGTGGACAGTGAGGGTTGGACTCCCCTTCATGTGGCTGCGTCCTGTGGAAACCTGGAGATAGCAGA ATTTCTGCTCCAGCATGGGGCATCACTCTGCTCAGTGAACTGTGATGGTGACGTACCCCTGGACATCGCAAAAGATGAAGACACGCAGATGCTGCTGCAGAAGCACATATTAAAGCAAG GCATGGATTTGGAAGCAGCAAAGCGGGCAGAAGAGGAATGGATCATGCATGATGCTCGGCACTGGCTCACAGATGGACTTCCTGCTAACTTATGCCAACCCCGAACTGGTGCAACTCCCTTACATGTAGCTGCAGCAAAAGGATATTTGGAAGCCATTAA ATTGTTGTGTCAGTGTGGTCTGGATGTTAGTGCTAAAGACTGTGATGGCTGGACTCCTCTCCATGCTGCAGCTCATTGGGGTCAAAGTGATGCCTGTCGTTTGCTTGCTGAGCAGCTGTGTGACATGGAGGCCCATAGTAATAGG ggtCAGAGTCCATTTGATGTGGCAGATGAGAGTGTTGCGTCTTTACTGGAGGAGCTGTCTAAAAGACAGGCTAAt TGGAGGACTGAACAACAAAATTCACAGACATCAAATGTCAATCCTGCAAACAAAAAACGCAG GAGCTCTGTGTGCCGGATGAGCAGCAAGGATAAAATAAGCGTACAAGACCAGTCTAAAGAACGAGGGGTTTCTGGAGAACTGGAACTCAGTGATGAGAGAGAAAGCAGCCCAg AAAGCTCAACAGTGTCATCTCCAGAAAGCACTGTTCCATCTTCTGGG ACAACTGAGGAGAAAGAAGTAAAGGCGAATGATCAAGACAGAGCAAGTCGCACAGCAGTTGTTCCTCCCACCCCTCAGAAGCGAGAATCACCAGCAGAGAGCCCCAGTAACACCTCTGGCGACGGAAGGAA gtaTCAGGCTCCAGTGAGAGATGAGGAGTCTGAGTTTCAGAGGAAAGCACGTTCACGTCTCATGCGGCAGTCACGGCGGTCAACTCAG GGAGTAACACTGACGGATCTTAAGGAAGCAGAACGAAGTATTGTGAAGGACAATGAACCTCAGCATGTCAGTGTTCAGCCTGTGAGCCCCAATGTCACAGTGACACCAGCTGAGAGAG ACACTGATCCGGAGAGGGAATCTTTAGAGGCACAAACAAAACTAGGAGTAAGAGATCGCAGAAAAGGGAGGAAAGAGAGACGCTCGACTGGTGTTGTTCAACTTGCTGAAGAG AATGATGATATGGATGCAAATGAAGATGCACAACAAGACAACAATGCAAG ggATCACCAGCTAGACGATTCCATACATTCTTCTCTGGATTATAgaaag TTGTATCTGAGGGTGTTGCAAGAGAATGGAAATCTAAAGGAGAAGCTTCAGGAAACTCAGCTTCAGCTAAATGAGAGTAAAGTTCAGTtggagaaactcaaacag aaTCAAGAGAATGGATCAGACAGACCAGCCCTACTGGAGCTGGAGAGATAT
- the ppp1r12c gene encoding protein phosphatase 1 regulatory subunit 12C isoform X1 — protein sequence MGDAAVAKRREQLTRWSGSSTDKEPAVPRSRWRGETSTRAPDGGRPDTNERQKKNRWRVTFEKTAEFLAVCASGDTEEAKAMLREVLLNEEDDVVNCANADGITALHQACIDGSMEMVDFLLSHGANVNQVDSEGWTPLHVAASCGNLEIAEFLLQHGASLCSVNCDGDVPLDIAKDEDTQMLLQKHILKQGMDLEAAKRAEEEWIMHDARHWLTDGLPANLCQPRTGATPLHVAAAKGYLEAIKLLCQCGLDVSAKDCDGWTPLHAAAHWGQSDACRLLAEQLCDMEAHSNRGQSPFDVADESVASLLEELSKRQANWRTEQQNSQTSNVNPANKKRRSSVCRMSSKDKISVQDQSKERGVSGELELSDERESSPESSTVSSPESTVPSSGTTEEKEVKANDQDRASRTAVVPPTPQKRESPAESPSNTSGDGRKYQAPVRDEESEFQRKARSRLMRQSRRSTQGVTLTDLKEAERSIVKDNEPQHVSVQPVSPNVTVTPAERDTDPERESLEAQTKLGVRDRRKGRKERRSTGVVQLAEENDDMDANEDAQQDNNARDHQLDDSIHSSLDYRKLYLRVLQENGNLKEKLQETQLQLNESKVQLEKLKQNQENGSDRPALLELERYEKKLLQRRAFELEDELKVLVDLRADNQRLKDENAALIRVISKLSK from the exons ATGGGGGACGCGGCGGTAGCGAAGCGGCGGGAGCAGCTGACGCGGTGGTCGGGCTCCAGTACGGACAAAGAGCCGGCGGTGCCGCGGAGTCGCTGGAGAGGAGAGACGAGCACCAGAGCTCCTGATGGAGGCAGACCAGACACCAATGAGCGgcagaaaaaaaacag GTGGCGGGTTACATTTGAGAAAACTGCAGAGTTCCTAGCAGTGTGTGCTAGTGGCGACACGGAGGAGGCCAAAGCGATGCTGAGAGAAGTATTATTAAATGAAGAGGATGATGTGGTGAACTGTGCCAATGCAGATGGAATAACAGCTTTACACCAG GCCTGTATTGATGGCAGTATGGAGATGGTAGATTTTCTTCTGTCTCATGGTGCCAATGTCAACCAAGTGGACAGTGAGGGTTGGACTCCCCTTCATGTGGCTGCGTCCTGTGGAAACCTGGAGATAGCAGA ATTTCTGCTCCAGCATGGGGCATCACTCTGCTCAGTGAACTGTGATGGTGACGTACCCCTGGACATCGCAAAAGATGAAGACACGCAGATGCTGCTGCAGAAGCACATATTAAAGCAAG GCATGGATTTGGAAGCAGCAAAGCGGGCAGAAGAGGAATGGATCATGCATGATGCTCGGCACTGGCTCACAGATGGACTTCCTGCTAACTTATGCCAACCCCGAACTGGTGCAACTCCCTTACATGTAGCTGCAGCAAAAGGATATTTGGAAGCCATTAA ATTGTTGTGTCAGTGTGGTCTGGATGTTAGTGCTAAAGACTGTGATGGCTGGACTCCTCTCCATGCTGCAGCTCATTGGGGTCAAAGTGATGCCTGTCGTTTGCTTGCTGAGCAGCTGTGTGACATGGAGGCCCATAGTAATAGG ggtCAGAGTCCATTTGATGTGGCAGATGAGAGTGTTGCGTCTTTACTGGAGGAGCTGTCTAAAAGACAGGCTAAt TGGAGGACTGAACAACAAAATTCACAGACATCAAATGTCAATCCTGCAAACAAAAAACGCAG GAGCTCTGTGTGCCGGATGAGCAGCAAGGATAAAATAAGCGTACAAGACCAGTCTAAAGAACGAGGGGTTTCTGGAGAACTGGAACTCAGTGATGAGAGAGAAAGCAGCCCAg AAAGCTCAACAGTGTCATCTCCAGAAAGCACTGTTCCATCTTCTGGG ACAACTGAGGAGAAAGAAGTAAAGGCGAATGATCAAGACAGAGCAAGTCGCACAGCAGTTGTTCCTCCCACCCCTCAGAAGCGAGAATCACCAGCAGAGAGCCCCAGTAACACCTCTGGCGACGGAAGGAA gtaTCAGGCTCCAGTGAGAGATGAGGAGTCTGAGTTTCAGAGGAAAGCACGTTCACGTCTCATGCGGCAGTCACGGCGGTCAACTCAG GGAGTAACACTGACGGATCTTAAGGAAGCAGAACGAAGTATTGTGAAGGACAATGAACCTCAGCATGTCAGTGTTCAGCCTGTGAGCCCCAATGTCACAGTGACACCAGCTGAGAGAG ACACTGATCCGGAGAGGGAATCTTTAGAGGCACAAACAAAACTAGGAGTAAGAGATCGCAGAAAAGGGAGGAAAGAGAGACGCTCGACTGGTGTTGTTCAACTTGCTGAAGAG AATGATGATATGGATGCAAATGAAGATGCACAACAAGACAACAATGCAAG ggATCACCAGCTAGACGATTCCATACATTCTTCTCTGGATTATAgaaag TTGTATCTGAGGGTGTTGCAAGAGAATGGAAATCTAAAGGAGAAGCTTCAGGAAACTCAGCTTCAGCTAAATGAGAGTAAAGTTCAGTtggagaaactcaaacag aaTCAAGAGAATGGATCAGACAGACCAGCCCTACTGGAGCTGGAGAGATAT